The following coding sequences lie in one Opisthocomus hoazin isolate bOpiHoa1 chromosome 7, bOpiHoa1.hap1, whole genome shotgun sequence genomic window:
- the CBLIF gene encoding cobalamin binding intrinsic factor — MLGVAFGVGVLLALAGSTAAHDCVASQELVSKMVRSLEDSVDTDELPNPSVLLALNLAGATDSGTRKWLLQEISEKAVERAQKDMSSGEVALYVLALLSSCQKPESVTALGQTVDLLQVLQQKTDEEMASLEMDGVPKTTLFGVSLDALGLCLAGAGGYETPAVALAKQLLSSESTLSVDTRAVAALALACAYGRTSLHDVRDLLGEAVAGVSNGFLDEQEERDGVIGNIYSMGLALQELEATASFYAPREWDCAQAFSVVYSHDYSQPTAIAQLLPALVGRSYLEAAGIDCTAGATARQRLSPSLSPKLDTTTASRALITVHYSIVNKLQGQHFDYSTSVRVAGGSTLLEVLEAAANEEPDIFSFQTEQTSWGPMVVSIHGLAASTEDKTYWQFLSSGDALDEGVGTYKPQDGDHIQAVFSTY, encoded by the exons ATGCTCGGCGTGGCTTTCGGCgtcggggtgctgctggccctggccgGCAGCACGGCCGCCCACGACTGCG TCGCCTCGCAGGAACTGGTCTCCAAGATGGTGCGGAGCCTGGAGGACTCCGTCGACACGGACGAGCTGCCCAACCCCAGCGTCCTGCTGGCCCTGAACCTGGCCGGGGCCACCGACAGTGGCACCCGCAAGTGGCTGCTCCAGGAGATAAGCGAGAAGGCTGTGGAGAGGGCTCAGAAAG ACATGTCCTCGGGGGAGGTGGCCCTGTACGTGCTcgccctgctctcctcctgccagaaGCCGGAGAGCGTCACGGCCCTGGGGCAGACCGTCGACCTGCTCCAGGTCCTGCAGCAGAAAACGGACGAGGAGATGGCCAGCCTGG AGATGGACGGCGTCCCCAAGACCACCCTGTTCGGCGTGAGCCTGGAtgccctggggctgtgcctggCGGGGGCGGGTGGCTACGAGACGCCGGCCGTGGCGTTGGCCAAGCAGCTGCTGAGCTCCGAGAGCACCCTCTCCGTGG ACACCCGCGCCGTGGCTGCGCTGGCGCTGGCGTGCGCCTACGGCCGGACGAGCCTCCACGACGTGCGGGACCTGCTCGGCGAGGCGGTGGCGGGGGTGAGCAATGGCTTCCTCGACGAGCAGGAGGAGAGGGACGGCGTGATCGGGAACATCTACAGCATGGGGCTGGCCCTGCAG GAGCTGGAGGCCACGGCCAGCTTTTACGCCCCACGGGAGTGGGACTGCGCCCAGGCCTTCTCCGTGGTGTACAGCCACGACTACAGCCAGCCCACGGCCATCGCCCAGCTCCTGCCCGCCCTCGTGGGGAGGTCGTACCTGGAGGCGGCCGGGATTGACTGCACCGCCGGCGCGACCGCGAGACAAcggctgtccccgtccctgtccccgaaGCTGGATACAACCACGGCATCCAGAG ccctcaTCACGGTGCACTACTCCATCGTCAACAAGCTGCAGGGACAGCACTTCGACTACAGCACCTCGGTGCGGGTCGCGGGCGGCTCCACGCTGCTCGAGGTGCTGGAGGCGGCGGCGAACGAGGAACCCGACATCTTTAG CTTCCAGACGGAGCAGACGTCCTGGGGTCCCATGGTGGTCTCCATCCACGGGCTGGCCGCCAGCACGGAGGACAAGACCTACTGGCAGTTCCTCAGCAGTGGGGACGCCCTCGATGAAG GGGTCGGCACCTACAAGCCGCAGGACGGGGACCACATCCAGGCCGTCTTCAGCACCTACTGA
- the MRPL16 gene encoding large ribosomal subunit protein uL16m yields MWRWRLLRSLPAGGGPGGIAVPRAGLKKYVLPPDYSGITFPEKPKLKFMDKVPAVPKVKREPRRLRDIRGPSREATDFTQGQYGILALGGGYLHWGHFEMIRLTVARGMDPKTTFAVWRVPAPFKPVTRKSLGHRMGGGKGPIDRYVTPVKSGRLVLEVGGRCEFGEVKPFLKQVAEKLPFPAVPVSRDGLRQQRREEEERRLNNQNPWTFERVVTANMLGMRKYLSPYDLRLKGRYWGKFFLKHRV; encoded by the exons ATGTGGCGATGGCGGCTGCTGCGTTCGCTCCCGGCTGGAGGAG GTCCCGGCGGCATCGCCGTCCCCCGGGCCGGCCTGAAGAAATACGTGCTGCCCCCGGACTACAGCG GCATCACCTTCCCGGAAAAACCGAAGCTGAAGTTCATGGACAAGGTGCCGGCGGTGCCCAAGGTGAAGCGGGAGCCTCGGCGGCTGCGTGACATCCGCGGGCCATCCCGGGAGGCCACCGACTTCACCCAGGGGCAGTACGGGATCCTG gccCTGGGGGGGGGTTACCTCCACTGGGGCCACTTCGAGATGATCCGCCTGACCGTCGCCCGCGGCATGGACCCCAAAACCACGTTCGCCGTCTGGCGCGTGCCGGCCCCCTTCAAACCGGTGACGCGGAAGAGCTTGGGACACCGCATGGGGGGCGGCAAGGGCCCCATCGACCGCTACGTCACCCCGGTGAAGAGCGGGCGCCTGGTGCTGGAGGTCGGCGGGCGCTGCGAGTTCGGCGAGGTGAAGCCCTTCCTGAAGCAGGTGGCCGAGAAGCTGCCGTTCCCCGCCGTCCCCGTCAGCCGCGACGGCCTCCGGCAgcagcggcgggaggaggaggagaggaggctcaACAACCAAAACCCCTGGACCTTCGAGCGCGTCGTCACCGCCAACATGCTGGGGATGCGCAAATACCTCAGCCCCTACGACCTGCGGCTCAAGGGACGCTACTGGGGCAAGTTCTTCCTGAAACACAGGGTGTAA
- the STX3 gene encoding syntaxin-3 isoform X4, producing the protein MKDRLEQLKAKQDGDDDAEELEIAVDNTAFMDEFFSEIEETRQNIDKISENVEEAKKLYSIILSAPIPEQKTKDDLEQLTADIKKMANSVRNKLKSMERNIEQDEARSSADLRIRKSQHSVLSRKFVDVMTKYNEAQVDFRERSKGRIQRQLEITGKNTTDEELEEMLESGNPSIFTSGIMDSQISKQALSEIEGRHKDIVRLESSIKELHDMFVDIAMLVENQGAMIDRIENNMDQSVGFVERAVADTKKAVKYQSEARRKKIMIMICCVVLAIVLAASIGSIFA; encoded by the exons ATGAAGGACCGGTTGGAGCAGCTGAAGGCG AAGCAGGACGGGGACGATGACGCCGAGGAGCTGGAGATCGCGGTGGACAACACGGCGTTCATGGATGAGTTCTTCTCGGAG ATCGAGGAGACCCGGCAAAACATCGACAAGATCTCGGAGAACGTGGAGGAGGCCAAGAAGCTCTACAGCATCATCCTCTCGGCCCCCATCCCCGAGCAGA aGACCAAAGACGACCTGGAGCAGCTGACGGCGGACATCAAGAAGATGGCCAACAGCGTCCGCAACAAGCTGAAGA GCATGGAGAGGAACATCGAGCAGGACGAGGCGCGGTCCTCTGCCGACCTCCGGATACGCAAGTCCCAG cactcGGTCCTGTCCCGCAAGTTCGTCGACGTCATGACCAAGTACAACGAGGCGCAGGTCGACTTCCGGGAGCGCAGCAAGGGCCGGATCCAGCGCCAGCTCGAGATCA CCGGCAAGAACACGACGgacgaggagctggaggagatgctggagaGCGGGAACCCCTCCATCTTCACCTCGGGG ATCATGGACTCGCAGATCTCGAAGCAGGCGCTGAGCGAGATCGAGGGGCGGCACAAGGACATCGTGCGGCTGGAGAGCAGCATCAAGGAGCTCCACGACATGTTCGTCGACATCGCCATGCTGGTGGAGAACCAG GGAGCCATGATCGACCGCATCGAGAACAACATGGACCAGTCCGTCGGCTTCGTGGAGCGAGCCGTGGCCGACACCAAAAAGGCCGTCAAGTACCAAAGTGAGGCCAGGAGG AAGAAGATCATGATCATGATATGCTGCGTCGTCCTCGCCATCGTCCTGGCTGCCAGCATTGGGAGCATCTTCGCCTGA
- the STX3 gene encoding syntaxin-3 isoform X5, which produces MKDRLEQLKAKQDGDDDAEELEIAVDNTAFMDEFFSEIEETRQNIDKISENVEEAKKLYSIILSAPIPEQKTKDDLEQLTADIKKMANSVRNKLKSMERNIEQDEARSSADLRIRKSQHSVLSRKFVDVMTKYNEAQVDFRERSKGRIQRQLEITGKNTTDEELEEMLESGNPSIFTSGIMDSQISKQALSEIEGRHKDIVRLESSIKELHDMFVDIAMLVENQKKIMIMICCVVLAIVLAASIGSIFA; this is translated from the exons ATGAAGGACCGGTTGGAGCAGCTGAAGGCG AAGCAGGACGGGGACGATGACGCCGAGGAGCTGGAGATCGCGGTGGACAACACGGCGTTCATGGATGAGTTCTTCTCGGAG ATCGAGGAGACCCGGCAAAACATCGACAAGATCTCGGAGAACGTGGAGGAGGCCAAGAAGCTCTACAGCATCATCCTCTCGGCCCCCATCCCCGAGCAGA aGACCAAAGACGACCTGGAGCAGCTGACGGCGGACATCAAGAAGATGGCCAACAGCGTCCGCAACAAGCTGAAGA GCATGGAGAGGAACATCGAGCAGGACGAGGCGCGGTCCTCTGCCGACCTCCGGATACGCAAGTCCCAG cactcGGTCCTGTCCCGCAAGTTCGTCGACGTCATGACCAAGTACAACGAGGCGCAGGTCGACTTCCGGGAGCGCAGCAAGGGCCGGATCCAGCGCCAGCTCGAGATCA CCGGCAAGAACACGACGgacgaggagctggaggagatgctggagaGCGGGAACCCCTCCATCTTCACCTCGGGG ATCATGGACTCGCAGATCTCGAAGCAGGCGCTGAGCGAGATCGAGGGGCGGCACAAGGACATCGTGCGGCTGGAGAGCAGCATCAAGGAGCTCCACGACATGTTCGTCGACATCGCCATGCTGGTGGAGAACCAG AAGAAGATCATGATCATGATATGCTGCGTCGTCCTCGCCATCGTCCTGGCTGCCAGCATTGGGAGCATCTTCGCCTGA
- the STX3 gene encoding syntaxin-3 isoform X1, translated as MKDRLEQLKAKQDGDDDAEELEIAVDNTAFMDEFFSEIEETRQNIDKISENVEEAKKLYSIILSAPIPEQKTKDDLEQLTADIKKMANSVRNKLKSMERNIEQDEARSSADLRIRKSQHSVLSRKFVDVMTKYNEAQVDFRERSKGRIQRQLEITGKNTTDEELEEMLESGNPSIFTSGIMDSQISKQALSEIEGRHKDIVRLESSIKELHDMFVDIAMLVENQPLSVPPPQCNARSRCAHRGRGGLLDNVEQYVMHTAEHVERANREAKKALQYRGQARKKMLILAVIVVLLLGTVALIIGLSVGLKKK; from the exons ATGAAGGACCGGTTGGAGCAGCTGAAGGCG AAGCAGGACGGGGACGATGACGCCGAGGAGCTGGAGATCGCGGTGGACAACACGGCGTTCATGGATGAGTTCTTCTCGGAG ATCGAGGAGACCCGGCAAAACATCGACAAGATCTCGGAGAACGTGGAGGAGGCCAAGAAGCTCTACAGCATCATCCTCTCGGCCCCCATCCCCGAGCAGA aGACCAAAGACGACCTGGAGCAGCTGACGGCGGACATCAAGAAGATGGCCAACAGCGTCCGCAACAAGCTGAAGA GCATGGAGAGGAACATCGAGCAGGACGAGGCGCGGTCCTCTGCCGACCTCCGGATACGCAAGTCCCAG cactcGGTCCTGTCCCGCAAGTTCGTCGACGTCATGACCAAGTACAACGAGGCGCAGGTCGACTTCCGGGAGCGCAGCAAGGGCCGGATCCAGCGCCAGCTCGAGATCA CCGGCAAGAACACGACGgacgaggagctggaggagatgctggagaGCGGGAACCCCTCCATCTTCACCTCGGGG ATCATGGACTCGCAGATCTCGAAGCAGGCGCTGAGCGAGATCGAGGGGCGGCACAAGGACATCGTGCGGCTGGAGAGCAGCATCAAGGAGCTCCACGACATGTTCGTCGACATCGCCATGCTGGTGGAGAACCAG CCCCtctctgtcccccccccccaatgcaaCGCGAGGAGCCGCTGTGCGCACCGGGGAAGG ggTGGGCTGCTGGATAACGTGGAGCAGTACGTGATGCACACAGCCGAGCACGTGGAGCGGGCGAACCGGGAGGCGAAGAAAGCTCTCCAGTACCGGGGCCAGGCGCGCAAG AAGATGCTGATTTTGGCGGTGATAGTGGTGCTCTTGCTGGGGACAGTCGCCCTCATCATCGGACTTTCCGTGGGGCTAAAGAAGAAATAG
- the STX3 gene encoding syntaxin-3 isoform X3, whose amino-acid sequence MKDRLEQLKAKQDGDDDAEELEIAVDNTAFMDEFFSEIEETRQNIDKISENVEEAKKLYSIILSAPIPEQKTKDDLEQLTADIKKMANSVRNKLKSMERNIEQDEARSSADLRIRKSQHSVLSRKFVDVMTKYNEAQVDFRERSKGRIQRQLEITGKNTTDEELEEMLESGNPSIFTSGIMDSQISKQALSEIEGRHKDIVRLESSIKELHDMFVDIAMLVENQGAMIDRIENNMDQSVGFVERAVADTKKAVKYQSEARRKMLILAVIVVLLLGTVALIIGLSVGLKKK is encoded by the exons ATGAAGGACCGGTTGGAGCAGCTGAAGGCG AAGCAGGACGGGGACGATGACGCCGAGGAGCTGGAGATCGCGGTGGACAACACGGCGTTCATGGATGAGTTCTTCTCGGAG ATCGAGGAGACCCGGCAAAACATCGACAAGATCTCGGAGAACGTGGAGGAGGCCAAGAAGCTCTACAGCATCATCCTCTCGGCCCCCATCCCCGAGCAGA aGACCAAAGACGACCTGGAGCAGCTGACGGCGGACATCAAGAAGATGGCCAACAGCGTCCGCAACAAGCTGAAGA GCATGGAGAGGAACATCGAGCAGGACGAGGCGCGGTCCTCTGCCGACCTCCGGATACGCAAGTCCCAG cactcGGTCCTGTCCCGCAAGTTCGTCGACGTCATGACCAAGTACAACGAGGCGCAGGTCGACTTCCGGGAGCGCAGCAAGGGCCGGATCCAGCGCCAGCTCGAGATCA CCGGCAAGAACACGACGgacgaggagctggaggagatgctggagaGCGGGAACCCCTCCATCTTCACCTCGGGG ATCATGGACTCGCAGATCTCGAAGCAGGCGCTGAGCGAGATCGAGGGGCGGCACAAGGACATCGTGCGGCTGGAGAGCAGCATCAAGGAGCTCCACGACATGTTCGTCGACATCGCCATGCTGGTGGAGAACCAG GGAGCCATGATCGACCGCATCGAGAACAACATGGACCAGTCCGTCGGCTTCGTGGAGCGAGCCGTGGCCGACACCAAAAAGGCCGTCAAGTACCAAAGTGAGGCCAGGAGG AAGATGCTGATTTTGGCGGTGATAGTGGTGCTCTTGCTGGGGACAGTCGCCCTCATCATCGGACTTTCCGTGGGGCTAAAGAAGAAATAG
- the STX3 gene encoding syntaxin-3 isoform X2 encodes MKDRLEQLKAKQDGDDDAEELEIAVDNTAFMDEFFSEIEETRQNIDKISENVEEAKKLYSIILSAPIPEQKTKDDLEQLTADIKKMANSVRNKLKSMERNIEQDEARSSADLRIRKSQHSVLSRKFVDVMTKYNEAQVDFRERSKGRIQRQLEITGKNTTDEELEEMLESGNPSIFTSGIMDSQISKQALSEIEGRHKDIVRLESSIKELHDMFVDIAMLVENQGGLLDNVEQYVMHTAEHVERANREAKKALQYRGQARKKMLILAVIVVLLLGTVALIIGLSVGLKKK; translated from the exons ATGAAGGACCGGTTGGAGCAGCTGAAGGCG AAGCAGGACGGGGACGATGACGCCGAGGAGCTGGAGATCGCGGTGGACAACACGGCGTTCATGGATGAGTTCTTCTCGGAG ATCGAGGAGACCCGGCAAAACATCGACAAGATCTCGGAGAACGTGGAGGAGGCCAAGAAGCTCTACAGCATCATCCTCTCGGCCCCCATCCCCGAGCAGA aGACCAAAGACGACCTGGAGCAGCTGACGGCGGACATCAAGAAGATGGCCAACAGCGTCCGCAACAAGCTGAAGA GCATGGAGAGGAACATCGAGCAGGACGAGGCGCGGTCCTCTGCCGACCTCCGGATACGCAAGTCCCAG cactcGGTCCTGTCCCGCAAGTTCGTCGACGTCATGACCAAGTACAACGAGGCGCAGGTCGACTTCCGGGAGCGCAGCAAGGGCCGGATCCAGCGCCAGCTCGAGATCA CCGGCAAGAACACGACGgacgaggagctggaggagatgctggagaGCGGGAACCCCTCCATCTTCACCTCGGGG ATCATGGACTCGCAGATCTCGAAGCAGGCGCTGAGCGAGATCGAGGGGCGGCACAAGGACATCGTGCGGCTGGAGAGCAGCATCAAGGAGCTCCACGACATGTTCGTCGACATCGCCATGCTGGTGGAGAACCAG ggTGGGCTGCTGGATAACGTGGAGCAGTACGTGATGCACACAGCCGAGCACGTGGAGCGGGCGAACCGGGAGGCGAAGAAAGCTCTCCAGTACCGGGGCCAGGCGCGCAAG AAGATGCTGATTTTGGCGGTGATAGTGGTGCTCTTGCTGGGGACAGTCGCCCTCATCATCGGACTTTCCGTGGGGCTAAAGAAGAAATAG
- the PATL1 gene encoding LOW QUALITY PROTEIN: protein PAT1 homolog 1 (The sequence of the model RefSeq protein was modified relative to this genomic sequence to represent the inferred CDS: inserted 2 bases in 2 codons; deleted 1 base in 1 codon), translating to MFRYQSLEDCPLDEDEDAFQALGEEDEDIDQFNDDTFGAGAVDDDWQEAHERLAELEDKPTASGERDGPGGEEPDPLGDPEDALAERLTRLVIDSELEDPAIMQAVQTRGPAPQPGGLNSSIWDSSAVLRRIRGPLLAQVRRWGAGGSFPSAPQTCRTQVPLSLGDTCSSRIGSPGQGWEEPGLEQTKRGDGWALADVVDAPSSAGFEGTEGNVTNDDGVGKTSKRLVMDGAQAGEGDVSPQSLPTVFWGCRPPLSPPQNYFQKLEKLSAAEEVHGDGPKKERTKLITPQVAKLEHTYKPVQFEGSLGKLTVSSVNNPRKMIDAVVTSRGEDDETKEKQVRDKRRQTLVTIEKTYSLLLDVEDYERRYLLSLEGERPALMGEXKQKICDMYDNLRGKAPGQERPSDDHFMQIMCIRKGKRLVARILPFLSPEQAADVLMATARNLPFLIKKDAQDEVLPCLLRPFSHVLYHLPLGTVTSLVQQLTNLPQSATAPAPANHHLAAVLQNKFGLSLLYLVLSRGEELQSSDAGTELTQDNRWTELMLLATRELLRVPPAALAKAVPTPGNLVALFXRYVDRQKLNLLESKLHLVHGIR from the exons atgttcCGGTACCAG TCCCTGGAGGACTGCCCGCTGGACGAGGACGAAGACGCTTTCCAGGCGCTCGGCGAGGAAGATGAAGACATCGACCAGTTCAACGATGACACCTTCGGGGCCGGCGCTGTTG ACGACGACTGGCAAGAGGCCCACGAGCGGCTGGCGGAGCTGGAGGACAAACCGACGGCgagcggggagcgggacgggccCGGCGGCGAGGAGCCGGATCCGCTGGGCGACCCCGAGGACGCGCTGGCCGAACGGCTGACCAGGCTGGTGATCGACAGCGAGCTGGAGGATCCCGCCATCATGCAGGCCGTGCAGACCAGGGGCCCCGCGCCG CAGCCGGGAGGGCTGAACTCCAGCATCTGGGACAGCTCGGCCGTGCTGCGGCGCATCCGGGGGCCGCTGCTCGCTCAGGTACGGCGCTGGGGCGCGGGCGGCAgcttccccagtgccccccaaac gtgcaggacccaggtTCCTCTCTCGTTGGGTGACACATGCAGTTCGAGGATAGGGAGCCctggacagggctgggaggagccgGGTTTGGAGCAGACGAAGCGAGGTGATGGCTGGGCTCTTGCTGATGTGGTAGATGCTCCGAGCTCAGCTGGGTTTGAGGGTACAGAGGGCAACGTCAC AAATGATGATGGTGTTGGGAAGACCAGTAAGCGACTGGTGATGGATGGAgcacaggctggggagggggatgtgTCGCCTCAGTCCTTGCCAACTGTTTTTTGGGGGTGCCgacctcccctctccccgcctcAGAACTACTTCCAGAAGCTGGAGAAGCTGTCGGCAGCGGAGGAAGTCCACGGCGACGGTCCCAAGAAGGAACGCACTAAACTCATCACACCTCAGGTGGCGAAGCTGGAGCACACCTACAAGCCAG TGCAGTTTGAGGGCTCGCTCGGAAAGCTGACGGTCTCCAGCGTGAACAACCCCCGGAAGATGATCGATGCCGTGGTGACCTCCCGCGGCGAGGATGAC GAGACGAAGGAGAAGCAGGTTCGGGACAAGAGGCGCCAGACCCTCGTCACGATCGAGAAG ACGTACAGCCTCCTCCTGGACGTGGAGGACTACGAGAGACGCTACCTCCTGAGCCTGGAAGGCGAGCGGCCGGCCCTGATGGGCG AGAAGCAGAAGATCTGCGATATGTACGACAATCTGAGGGGGAAGGCGCCCGGGCAGGAGAG GCCGAG CGACGACCACTTCATGCAGATCATGTGCATCCGGAAAGGGAAGCGCCTCGTCGCCCGGATCCTCCCCTTCTTGTCACCCGAGCAAGCGGCCGACGTCCTCATGGCGACGGCCAGGAACCTGCCCTTCCTCATCAAGAAGGACGCTCAGGACGAG GTGCTGCCCTGCCTGTTGAGGCCCTTCTCGCACGTCCTCTACCACCTGCCCTTGGGGACGGTCACCAGCCTCGTGCAGCAGCTAACGAACCTACCTCAGAGCGCGACCGCGCCGGCGCCCGCCAACCACCACCTCGCTGCTGTGCTCCAAAACAAG TTCGGCCTCTCCCTCCTCTACTTGGTC TTGAGCCGTGGGGAGGAACTGCAGAGCTCGGACGCGGGCACGGAGCTGACGCAGGACAACCGGTG GACAGAGCTGATGCTGCTGGCGACGCGGGAGCTGCTGCGCGTCCCGCCGGCCGCCCTGGCCAAGGCGGTGCCCACCCCCGGCAACCTGGTCGCCCTCT TCCGCTACGTCGACCGGCAGAAgctgaacctgctggagagcaaacTGCA CTTGGTGCACGGGATCCGGTAG
- the OSBP gene encoding LOW QUALITY PROTEIN: oxysterol-binding protein 1 (The sequence of the model RefSeq protein was modified relative to this genomic sequence to represent the inferred CDS: inserted 1 base in 1 codon), translating to MAELRTAAAGPGPAAAAAAAAAALPGPMALPAAPSAAPALPSPAAGGGAGPGPAAATAGGGGGGSGSGGSGSGSAREGWLFKWTNYIKGYQRRWFVLSNGLLSYYRSKAEMRHTCRGTINLATANITVEDSCNFIISNGGAQTYHLKASSEVERQRWVTALELAKAKAVKMLEESDDSGDESVSQTDKTELQSTLRTLSSKVEDLSTCNDLIAKHGTALQRSLSELETLRLPAESTEKIKQVNERATLFRITSNAMINACRDFLLLAQTHSKKWQKSLQHERDQRIRLEETLEQLAKQHNHLERAFRGATVLPASASGTGGSAKDPCCPAKGDLSDEDDDNEFFDAPEIITVPESMGHKRTGSNISGTSSDISLDEQYKHQVEDTKKEKRTRIPYKPNYSLNLWSIMKNCIGKELSKIPMPVNFNEPLSMLQRLTEDLEYHELLDRAAKCESSLEQLCYVAAFTVSSYSTTVFRTSKPFNPLLGETFELDRLEESGYRSLCEQVSHHPPAAAHHADSKHGWTLRQEIKITSKFXGKYLSIMPLGTIHCVFPSSGNHYTWKKVTTTVHNIIVGKLWIDQSGEIEIVNHKTGDKCNLKFVPYSYFSRDVARKVTGEVTDPAGKVHFVLLGTWDEKMDCYKVTVGGGENGAEGRQRAHEAEESRVLLWKRNPLPKYAENMYYFSELALTLNAPESGTAPTDSRRRPDQRLMENGRWDEANAEKQRLEEKQRSSRKRREAEAARATEDGTPYDPYKPLWFERKKDPVTQELAHVYKGGYWESKEKQDWSLCPDIF from the exons atggcggAGCTTCGCACGGCGGCcgctgggcccggcccggcggcagcggcggcggcggcggcagcggctctgcccggccccatggccctgcccgcggctcccagcgctgcccccgctctgccctccccggcggcgggcggcggggcgggcccgggcccggcggcggcgaccgcgggggggggcggtggcggttCCGGGTCCGGTGGTTCCGGGTCCGGTTCGGCGCGGGAGGGCTGGCTCTTTAAATGGACCAACTACATCAAGGGCTACCAGCGCCGCTGGTTCGTGCTCAGCAACGGCCTCCTCAGCTACTACCG atccAAGGCGGAGATGCGCCACACTTGCCGCGGCACCATCAACCTGGCCACGGCCAACATCACGGTGGAGGACTCGTGCAACTTCATCATCTCCAACGGCGGGGCGCAGACCTACCACCTGAAAGCCAGCTCCGAGGTCGAGCGCCAGCGCTGGGTCACCGCCCTCGAGCTGGCCAAGGCCAAAGCCGTCAAGATGCTGGAGGAATCAG ATGACTCCGGCGACGAGTCAGTGTCGCAGACGGACAAGACGGAGCTGCAGAGCACCCTGCGCACCCTCTCCAGCAAGGTGGAAGATCTCAGCACCTGCAACGACCTGATCGCCAAGCACGGCACGGCCCTGCAGCGGTCCCTCAGCGAGCTGGAGACCCTCCGGCTCCCCGCCGAGAGCACCGAGAAGATCAAGCAGGTCAACGAACGGGCCACCCTCTTCCGCATCACCTCCAACGCCATGATCAAC GCCTGCCGGGATTTTCTGCTCCTGGCCCAGACCCACAGCAAGAAGTGGCAGAAATCCCTGCAGCACGAGCGGGACCAGCGCATCCGGCTGGAGGAGACGCTGGAGCAGCTGGCCAAGCAGCACAACCACCTGGAGAGAGCTTTCCGCGGTGCCACCGTCCTCCCCGCCAGCGCGTCCGGCACCGGCGGCTCCGCCAAAG ATCCGTGCTGCCCGGCGAAAGGAGACCTGAGCGACGAGGACGATGACAACGAGTTCTTCGACGCCCCGGAGATCATCACCGTGCCGGAGAGCATGGGCCACAA acGCACCGGCAGCAACATCAGCGGCACCAGCAGCGACATCAGCCTGGACGAGCAG TACAAGCACCAGGTAGAAGACACCAAGAAGGAGAAGAGAACCCGCATCCCCTACAAACCCAACTACAGCCTCAACCTCTGGAGCATCATGAAGAACTGCATCGGGAAGGAGTTGTCCAAGATCCCCATGCCG gTGAACTTCAACGAGCCCCTGTCCATGCTCCAGCGCCTGACGGAGGACCTGGAGTACCACGAGCTCCTCGACCGGGCGGCCAAGTGCGAGAGCTCACTGGAGCAGCTCTGCTACGTCGCCGCCTTCACCGTCTCCTCCTACTCCACCACCGTCTTCCGCACCAGCAAACCCTTCAACCCCCTCCTGGGGGAAACCTTCGAGCTCGATCGCTTGGAGGAGAGCGGTTACCGCTCCCTCTGCGAGCAG GTCAGCCAccacccgcccgccgccgcccaccaCGCCGACTCCAAGCACGGCTGGACGCTTCGCCAAGAAATTAAAATCACCAGCAAGT CGGGCAAATATCTCTCCATCATGCCTCTGG GCACCATCCACTGCGTCTTCCCCTCTTCGGGCAACCACTACACCTGGAAAAAAGTCACCACCACCGTGCACAACATCATTGTGGGCAAGCTCTGGATAGACCAG TCGGGCGAGATCGAGATCGTCAATCACAAGACGGGCGACAAGTGCAACCTCAAGTTCGTTCCCTACAGCTACTTCTCACGGGACGTGGCCAGGAAG GTCACCGGCGAGGTGACGGACCCCGCGGGGAAGGTGCATTTTGTCCTGCTGGGTACCTGGGATGAGAAAATGGACTGCTACAAGGTGACGGTGGGCGGCGGGGAGAACGGAGCGGAGGGACGGCAGAGAGCCCACGAGGCCGAGGAGAGCCGGGTGCTGCTGTGGAAGAGGAACCCGCTCCC GAAGTACGCGGAGAACATGTACTACTTCTCGGAGCTGGCGCTGACGCTGAACGCGCCGGAGAGCGGGACGGCGCCCACCGACAGCCGCCGGCGCCCCGACCAGCGCCTGATGGAGAACGGGCGCTGGGACGAAGCCAACGCCGAGAAGCAGCGGCTGGAGGAGAAGCAGCGCAGCTCCCGCAAGCGCCGCGAGGCCGAAGCCGCCCGCGCCACCGAGGACG ggaccccctacGACCCCTACAAGCCACTGTGGTTCGAGCGCAAGAAGGATCCGGTCACGCAGGAGCTGGCGCACGTCTACAAGGGCGGTTACTGGGAGAGCAAAGAGAAGCAGGACTGGAGCTTGTGCCCGGACATTTTCTGA